One part of the Patescibacteria group bacterium genome encodes these proteins:
- a CDS encoding thiamine pyrophosphate-dependent enzyme, which translates to MLNKNNSFLSPGHNACAGCGQMVAAQAVMRALNKDVIIANATGCLEVTTTSYPQSAWGLPWIHSLFENAASVASGILAALNKKGDNKTKVVVQAGDGGTFDIGFGLISGMWERGENILYICYDTEAYSNTGIQASGATPYGASTTTTPDGLKSIGSAQRKKDMLAVALAHGLNYVAQSTAGFPDDITNKIKKALAIQGPSYIQILSPCMPGWKINNDEAVKMGKLAVQTALYPLLEYTEGKLSSSSIKKESKPIPVEEYLKAQGRFKHLKPDDIKYIQSLADENIRKYKI; encoded by the coding sequence ATGTTAAATAAAAATAATTCCTTCCTCTCGCCTGGCCATAATGCCTGCGCGGGTTGCGGCCAGATGGTCGCCGCTCAGGCGGTCATGAGAGCTTTAAATAAAGATGTTATTATCGCCAATGCTACTGGTTGTCTTGAAGTAACTACAACCTCATATCCGCAAAGCGCCTGGGGCCTACCCTGGATTCACTCTTTATTCGAGAATGCTGCTTCGGTCGCTTCCGGCATCTTGGCCGCTTTGAATAAGAAGGGAGATAATAAAACAAAAGTAGTCGTACAAGCTGGTGATGGCGGCACTTTTGATATTGGCTTCGGCTTAATCAGCGGTATGTGGGAAAGAGGAGAAAATATCCTATACATTTGTTATGATACCGAAGCCTATTCCAACACCGGCATCCAGGCTTCCGGAGCCACTCCCTATGGAGCTAGCACTACCACCACTCCTGATGGTCTAAAATCCATCGGTTCAGCGCAAAGAAAAAAAGACATGCTCGCGGTTGCCTTGGCTCATGGTCTAAATTATGTAGCCCAAAGCACGGCTGGCTTTCCCGATGATATTACTAACAAAATTAAAAAAGCCCTGGCCATCCAAGGCCCGAGCTATATCCAGATTCTTTCTCCTTGTATGCCCGGTTGGAAGATAAACAATGATGAGGCAGTCAAAATGGGTAAACTAGCCGTTCAGACCGCCCTCTATCCTTTACTAGAGTATACGGAGGGGAAATTAAGCTCTTCTAGCATCAAGAAAGAATCTAAGCCTATTCCCGTAGAAGAATATTTAAAAGCCCAAGGAAGATTTAAACATTTAAAACCGGATGATATAAAATATATCCAAAGCCTAGCGGATGAGAATATCAGGAAATACAAAATATGA
- a CDS encoding exodeoxyribonuclease III encodes MKIISWNVNGIRAIAKKGLSDFLQAAQPDIIGLQETKISDAKKAEHDFGFKNYQEYWFGAERPGYSGTALLVKKGVKVLSYKSGFGQKEFDREGRVQILELDKLYLLNVYFPNANAELSRLPYKLNFNASLLSYLRRLSKKKPVLVMGDFNVAHQEIDLARPQANIGSAGFTPEERRSFHKFLEKDFIDSFRHLYPDKIQYSWWSFRAAARERNVGWRIDYIIISAKLKKHLKQAFILDKVTGSDHAPVGVELEF; translated from the coding sequence ATGAAGATAATCTCCTGGAATGTGAATGGTATTAGGGCGATAGCTAAGAAAGGCTTGTCCGACTTTTTGCAAGCGGCCCAGCCAGATATTATTGGCTTGCAGGAGACGAAAATTTCTGACGCCAAGAAGGCAGAACATGATTTCGGCTTTAAGAATTATCAGGAATATTGGTTCGGAGCGGAAAGGCCTGGCTACAGCGGCACGGCTTTGCTGGTCAAGAAGGGGGTAAAGGTCTTATCGTACAAAAGCGGCTTCGGTCAGAAGGAGTTTGATCGTGAAGGGCGAGTCCAGATTTTAGAGCTCGATAAATTATATCTGTTGAACGTTTATTTTCCCAACGCCAATGCCGAGTTGAGTCGCTTGCCTTATAAGTTAAATTTTAATGCTTCGCTTTTATCATATCTAAGGCGTTTATCTAAGAAGAAGCCGGTCTTGGTGATGGGTGATTTTAATGTCGCTCATCAGGAGATAGATTTGGCGCGGCCTCAGGCTAATATCGGCAGCGCTGGCTTCACCCCGGAGGAACGCCGCAGTTTTCATAAATTCTTAGAAAAGGATTTCATAGATTCTTTCCGTCATCTTTACCCTGATAAGATCCAGTATTCTTGGTGGAGTTTCCGGGCGGCCGCCCGGGAGCGTAACGTTGGTTGGCGGATTGACTATATCATCATATCCGCTAAACTAAAAAAACACCTGAAACAAGCCTTTATTTTGGATAAGGTGACTGGTTCCGACCACGCACCGGTTGGTGTAGAATTAGAGTTTTAA
- the leuS gene encoding leucine--tRNA ligase gives MYNHQELEKKWQRIWQEQDLYHTDDKRQKPKYYVLDMFPYPSGLGLHVGHPKGYIATDVLARLKMMQGFNVLHPMGFDAFGLPAENYALKNKVHPRVSTAQNVANYKKQLEIIGLAYDWQREINTTDPEYYKWTQWMFIKMWEKGLAYESYEPINWCPSCQTGLANEDLENGHCERCGSLVEQKPLRQWVLKITNYAERLLNDLDKLPDWEEATKDMQRNWIGRSEGVEVSFLIKNSPEQINVFTTRVDTIFGCTYLVLAPENPLVERLSSQINNLDAVRAYVNEIKNKSVLERTDLNKDKTGVLLNGIKAINPFNQEELDVFIADYVLNAYGTGAVMAVPAHDERDFAFAQKYQLKIKTVVVPEDTLIPRVHEAYTSDGLLTDSGEFSRLKSEAARAKMLRWLKNRKLGNKKINYKLKDWVFSRQRYWGEPIPMIHCPACGVVPVPLNQLPVVLPEVESYEPSGTGESPLAKIDSWVNVACPKCGGAAKRETNTMPQWAGSSWYYLRYIDPKNKEEFVNRRQEKYFSPVDFYVGGAEHATRHLIYARFWHKFLYDLKLVKYPEPFLKLKHVGLILGADGQKMSKRWNNVVNPDQAVADFGADALRVYEMFMGPFEQVGVWNNQGLVGARKFLERVSQLYEDNLPIKPDGSILGRLHKTIKKVGADIADFKFNTAISSLMILVNEISDFKSKEKAWPLSQEDWCKFIALLAPFAPHLCEELWSQQGKTDSIFRSVWPKFNKKLIKDEIISLVVQVNGKLRATLKVVSDISESEAKEAALADDGVKKWLEGKEIIRVIFVKGKLLNIVVK, from the coding sequence ATGTATAACCATCAAGAACTTGAAAAAAAATGGCAAAGGATCTGGCAGGAGCAAGATCTGTATCATACTGATGATAAGCGCCAGAAGCCTAAATATTACGTTTTAGACATGTTTCCCTATCCTTCGGGGCTTGGTTTGCATGTCGGCCACCCCAAGGGTTATATCGCGACCGATGTCTTGGCGCGCCTCAAGATGATGCAGGGTTTCAACGTCCTTCATCCTATGGGTTTTGATGCTTTCGGCTTGCCGGCGGAGAATTATGCCCTGAAGAATAAGGTTCACCCTAGGGTCTCTACCGCCCAGAATGTCGCTAATTACAAGAAACAACTAGAAATTATCGGCTTAGCCTATGATTGGCAGAGAGAAATAAATACCACCGATCCAGAATACTATAAATGGACCCAATGGATGTTTATCAAGATGTGGGAAAAGGGTTTGGCCTATGAATCATATGAACCGATAAATTGGTGCCCCTCCTGCCAGACTGGTTTAGCCAATGAAGATTTAGAAAATGGCCATTGCGAACGTTGCGGCAGTCTGGTCGAACAAAAGCCTTTACGACAGTGGGTCTTGAAAATTACTAATTACGCGGAAAGATTATTGAATGATTTGGATAAACTGCCCGATTGGGAAGAAGCGACTAAAGACATGCAGCGGAATTGGATTGGACGGAGCGAAGGAGTTGAGGTTAGTTTTCTAATCAAAAACAGCCCAGAGCAGATCAATGTTTTTACCACTAGAGTAGATACGATTTTCGGTTGTACCTATCTCGTCTTGGCGCCGGAGAATCCTTTGGTAGAGCGCTTATCTTCGCAGATAAATAATCTAGACGCAGTCCGCGCCTATGTTAACGAGATTAAGAATAAAAGCGTTTTAGAGAGAACGGATTTAAATAAAGATAAGACGGGGGTCCTGTTAAATGGTATTAAAGCCATTAATCCTTTTAATCAGGAAGAACTAGATGTTTTCATAGCCGATTACGTTTTAAACGCTTATGGCACTGGCGCAGTGATGGCGGTGCCGGCTCACGATGAACGTGATTTTGCCTTTGCTCAGAAGTATCAGCTTAAAATCAAGACGGTGGTCGTACCGGAAGACACTTTGATCCCCAGAGTCCATGAGGCCTATACTTCAGATGGCTTGTTGACCGACTCAGGGGAATTTTCTCGTCTCAAGTCAGAAGCGGCTCGTGCTAAGATGCTTAGATGGTTAAAGAATAGAAAGCTGGGCAACAAGAAGATTAATTATAAATTAAAAGATTGGGTCTTCTCCCGTCAACGCTATTGGGGTGAACCGATCCCTATGATCCATTGTCCGGCCTGTGGTGTGGTACCCGTGCCTCTTAATCAGTTGCCAGTCGTTTTACCGGAGGTGGAATCATATGAACCGAGCGGTACTGGAGAATCGCCTCTAGCCAAGATAGATTCCTGGGTTAATGTCGCTTGTCCAAAGTGCGGCGGCGCGGCCAAGAGGGAAACTAATACCATGCCGCAATGGGCCGGATCGTCTTGGTACTATTTGCGATATATCGATCCCAAGAACAAAGAAGAATTTGTGAATCGTCGCCAAGAAAAATATTTTTCTCCGGTTGATTTCTATGTTGGCGGCGCTGAACACGCTACCCGTCATCTAATATATGCTCGTTTTTGGCATAAATTCCTTTATGATCTCAAGCTAGTTAAATATCCTGAGCCTTTCCTAAAATTAAAGCACGTCGGCTTGATTTTGGGAGCTGATGGGCAGAAGATGTCGAAGCGCTGGAATAATGTGGTTAATCCCGATCAAGCGGTGGCTGATTTTGGAGCCGACGCCCTAAGAGTTTATGAGATGTTTATGGGCCCTTTCGAGCAAGTCGGAGTTTGGAATAACCAGGGCTTGGTTGGCGCGAGGAAATTTTTAGAGAGGGTAAGCCAATTGTATGAAGATAATCTACCAATCAAACCAGATGGCAGTATTCTTGGTAGATTACATAAGACTATTAAGAAAGTAGGCGCGGATATAGCTGACTTTAAATTCAATACCGCTATTTCCAGCTTGATGATTCTGGTCAATGAAATTTCTGATTTTAAATCTAAGGAAAAGGCTTGGCCTTTATCTCAAGAAGATTGGTGTAAATTCATAGCGCTTCTTGCGCCCTTCGCGCCGCATCTTTGCGAGGAACTATGGTCGCAGCAAGGGAAGACTGACAGCATCTTCCGGTCTGTTTGGCCTAAATTCAATAAAAAACTGATCAAGGACGAAATAATTTCTTTGGTCGTGCAGGTTAACGGTAAATTAAGGGCGACCTTGAAGGTGGTCTCAGATATTTCTGAATCGGAAGCTAAGGAGGCCGCCTTAGCTGATGATGGCGTGAAAAAGTGGCTAGAGGGAAAAGAGATTATTAGGGTCATTTTCGTGAAAGGGAAGCTCTTGAACATTGTTGTTAAATAA
- a CDS encoding thioredoxin domain-containing protein, with translation MSLEDRIKLAEMKSRHQKTLRPWYKKPWGKVLIGILALIMIIAALSFWYVINEAKRINQERADSQNLILQKQAEATLYGANNYYLGAGSPKLIIVEFSDFACPYCKQLSEVIRQAGEKYKDQVKIIFRDFPVISEKSIDLSQAAWCAGAQGKFWEMHDALFANQDSLKASEADLDINLRSLALDLKLNTDDFSACLNDKAYLDNIRANLEDGEALGVEKTPTWFIGRHRVTGHMEKEQFNALIEKYLNQ, from the coding sequence ATGAGCTTAGAAGATAGAATCAAGCTGGCGGAGATGAAATCTCGCCACCAAAAAACCCTGAGGCCTTGGTATAAAAAACCCTGGGGAAAGGTACTAATCGGGATTTTGGCGTTGATTATGATAATTGCGGCCCTGTCTTTTTGGTATGTCATAAACGAAGCTAAACGAATCAACCAAGAAAGAGCTGACAGCCAGAATTTAATCTTACAAAAACAAGCCGAGGCCACCTTATATGGCGCAAATAATTATTACTTAGGTGCCGGAAGCCCTAAGCTGATTATTGTTGAATTCTCTGACTTCGCTTGCCCTTATTGCAAACAACTATCAGAAGTAATCAGGCAAGCCGGAGAAAAATATAAGGACCAAGTCAAGATTATCTTCCGCGATTTCCCGGTCATCAGCGAAAAATCGATCGATTTATCGCAAGCAGCCTGGTGTGCTGGCGCCCAAGGAAAATTTTGGGAGATGCATGACGCTCTATTTGCCAACCAAGACAGTCTCAAGGCTAGCGAAGCCGATTTAGACATCAATCTCAGGTCCCTAGCCCTAGACCTCAAACTTAACACTGACGATTTTAGCGCTTGTCTCAACGACAAAGCCTATTTAGACAATATCCGGGCTAATCTGGAAGATGGTGAGGCTTTGGGAGTAGAAAAAACACCGACTTGGTTCATCGGCCGCCATCGCGTCACCGGACATATGGAAAAAGAACAGTTTAACGCCTTAATAGAAAAATATCTAAACCAGTAA
- a CDS encoding 2-oxoacid:acceptor oxidoreductase family protein, which produces MIQIRIHGRGGQGVVTAAELIALAAFNEGRYAQAFPLFGVERSGAPIQSFVRLDDKPINNREQIYEPDILIIQDDSLLNSVDVLVGAKKNTKIIVNSSLSAKEIYQIIKKSSKNKGLITEKNIFITPATAIAIEIFKKNLANAPLLGALARYSQLISLASIKKAMENKFSGKGQAVVSQNIQAALKAFSI; this is translated from the coding sequence ATGATCCAAATCCGCATCCATGGCCGCGGCGGCCAGGGCGTAGTCACGGCGGCCGAGCTGATTGCTTTAGCCGCTTTTAATGAAGGACGCTATGCCCAAGCCTTCCCTCTTTTCGGTGTAGAAAGGAGTGGCGCCCCTATCCAATCCTTCGTCCGCCTGGATGATAAACCGATAAACAATCGGGAACAGATTTACGAACCGGATATCCTGATTATCCAAGATGACAGCCTGCTTAACAGCGTAGACGTTCTAGTTGGAGCTAAGAAAAATACTAAAATAATAGTTAACAGCTCCCTAAGCGCTAAAGAAATATACCAAATTATTAAAAAATCTAGCAAAAACAAAGGGTTGATTACGGAAAAAAACATATTTATCACTCCGGCCACCGCTATCGCTATAGAAATATTCAAGAAAAATCTGGCTAACGCTCCCCTGTTAGGAGCCTTGGCTCGCTATAGCCAGCTGATTAGCCTAGCCTCGATCAAAAAAGCTATGGAAAATAAATTCAGCGGCAAAGGCCAGGCAGTTGTCAGCCAGAATATCCAAGCCGCCCTTAAAGCTTTTTCCATATGA
- a CDS encoding pilin codes for MKKKTTIVFLLVLFTVIIGTFNLLISPNPASAADPIELKTSISIPGSNFQNDAPRSMTTSSTVYIGEYVAAFYNYALAIVGIVAVIVLMIAGIIWLTSGGNPGKVGQAKDLIGGSITGLALLLCSWILLNTINPDLLKFKIQNVTQIKEKNLNIDSAVSCEDAVASSTCNAIAMCAWKDNKCMNKIEAGLAKCSVKKAEVPGQQICCCQQSPADYSYVYCKWATYMGSSMGSGNTGAPHGGDCIACGTQYVKVPENSAYKCAEAETAAAQPEPPETIVSAAEACAQLADESSCAFDEFANVNGEQILFRNIAGYCLNKTCQRCKLFGSECGSANWENYQCCNSDNNLTCKCGSESHGDCKLKLNGPNICQ; via the coding sequence ATGAAGAAAAAAACAACAATTGTTTTTCTTTTGGTTCTATTTACTGTAATTATAGGAACCTTTAATTTATTAATTTCTCCCAACCCAGCAAGCGCAGCCGATCCGATAGAACTCAAAACCTCTATTAGCATCCCTGGCTCCAATTTCCAAAATGACGCGCCAAGATCCATGACTACAAGTAGCACTGTGTACATAGGAGAATATGTGGCCGCTTTTTATAACTATGCTTTAGCGATTGTCGGTATCGTAGCGGTAATCGTCTTGATGATTGCCGGCATCATTTGGCTGACATCCGGAGGCAACCCCGGTAAAGTCGGGCAAGCCAAAGACCTGATAGGTGGCAGCATCACTGGCCTGGCCTTACTGCTCTGCTCTTGGATACTACTTAATACGATTAATCCCGATCTTCTTAAATTCAAGATACAAAATGTCACCCAGATTAAAGAAAAGAACCTTAACATAGATTCGGCCGTATCATGCGAAGACGCCGTGGCCTCTTCAACCTGTAACGCGATAGCTATGTGTGCCTGGAAAGATAATAAATGCATGAATAAAATAGAGGCTGGCCTAGCTAAATGTTCGGTTAAAAAAGCTGAAGTTCCCGGACAACAGATTTGTTGTTGCCAGCAGTCTCCAGCAGATTATTCATACGTCTATTGCAAATGGGCAACCTATATGGGGAGTTCAATGGGCTCGGGGAATACTGGTGCACCTCACGGTGGCGACTGCATTGCCTGCGGAACTCAATACGTTAAAGTACCAGAAAACAGCGCTTATAAATGCGCCGAAGCTGAAACTGCGGCCGCCCAACCGGAACCACCAGAAACTATTGTCAGCGCGGCTGAGGCTTGCGCTCAGCTAGCAGATGAATCTTCTTGTGCTTTTGATGAGTTTGCAAATGTTAACGGCGAACAAATCTTATTCAGAAATATCGCGGGTTATTGCCTAAATAAAACCTGTCAACGTTGCAAACTTTTTGGTTCTGAGTGTGGCAGCGCAAACTGGGAAAACTACCAATGCTGTAATTCTGATAATAACCTCACTTGTAAATGCGGTTCTGAAAGTCATGGCGACTGTAAGCTTAAATTAAATGGACCAAATATTTGCCAATAA
- a CDS encoding 4Fe-4S binding protein: MKTKTKKINKIPAVKANSSLDNKTGPWRSFRPQTDYKKCIGCSLCSKVCPEACITMVKRNDKNIPITDYDYCKGCALCAAECPVKAISMEKDY, translated from the coding sequence ATGAAGACCAAAACCAAAAAAATAAACAAAATTCCCGCCGTCAAAGCGAATTCATCCCTGGATAATAAAACCGGCCCCTGGCGCAGTTTTCGGCCGCAGACGGATTACAAGAAATGTATTGGCTGTTCTTTGTGTTCTAAGGTCTGCCCTGAAGCTTGTATCACAATGGTTAAAAGAAACGATAAGAACATCCCGATTACTGATTACGATTATTGTAAAGGCTGTGCCCTCTGCGCGGCTGAATGCCCGGTCAAGGCTATCAGTATGGAAAAAGACTATTAA
- the rsmA gene encoding 16S rRNA (adenine(1518)-N(6)/adenine(1519)-N(6))-dimethyltransferase RsmA, whose translation MDISAKTKELCRLYQIKPSRSKGQNFLINEAVYEEIIRSADLKKTDEILEVGPGLGFLTARLAAKSKKVSAVELDDKLASFLQAGLSAQEVKNVQVINTDILQFDEAQLGQPYKIVANLPYNISSFFLRKFLSTDFRPELMVLLLQKEVAERIVAWPGKMSLLAVSVQYYAQAEIIKIVPPGDFWPAPQVESAIIKIKPNPDGLKYKNRAQVDAFFRLVKMGFSAKRKMLKNNLAAGLKLEAKNLEEVLVFKGFNPKARAEDLSVADWQKLFAALAPFML comes from the coding sequence ATGGATATTTCTGCTAAGACAAAAGAGCTCTGCCGTTTATATCAGATAAAGCCCAGTCGTTCTAAGGGGCAAAATTTTTTAATTAACGAAGCGGTTTATGAAGAAATAATCCGGAGTGCTGATTTGAAAAAAACCGACGAGATTCTAGAAGTCGGTCCGGGTTTGGGTTTCTTGACGGCGCGTTTAGCCGCTAAATCTAAAAAAGTAAGTGCCGTCGAGTTGGATGATAAATTAGCTTCTTTCTTGCAGGCAGGCTTGTCTGCTCAAGAAGTTAAGAATGTCCAAGTTATCAATACAGATATTTTACAGTTCGATGAAGCGCAGTTAGGCCAGCCTTATAAGATTGTGGCCAACCTGCCTTATAATATTTCCTCCTTTTTTTTAAGGAAATTCCTCAGTACTGATTTCCGTCCAGAACTCATGGTTCTTCTGCTACAGAAAGAAGTTGCCGAAAGAATCGTCGCCTGGCCAGGCAAGATGAGCCTTTTGGCTGTGTCGGTACAGTATTACGCCCAAGCGGAGATTATAAAGATTGTGCCGCCTGGAGATTTTTGGCCGGCACCGCAAGTAGAAAGTGCGATTATCAAAATCAAGCCCAATCCAGACGGCTTGAAATATAAGAACCGGGCGCAAGTTGACGCTTTTTTCCGCTTAGTGAAGATGGGTTTTAGCGCCAAGCGAAAAATGCTTAAAAATAACTTGGCCGCCGGCCTAAAACTTGAGGCTAAAAATCTAGAAGAGGTTCTTGTGTTTAAAGGATTTAATCCTAAGGCCAGGGCGGAGGATTTGAGCGTCGCCGATTGGCAGAAATTATTTGCGGCTTTAGCGCCTTTTATGTTATAA
- a CDS encoding NlpC/P60 family protein: MKNGKKTIMILFFCILGLSLSSVASAATCSWQCNDLSIHKTTADFCYSLGGTVGGLGACTGKGSCGLIKAECCCDIGNFSLTNGQLTNNATAPEAEQPKFKIPELAIKIPGMANFSEAKCTGTPPVCKVNWIGEYIGGVYKYAVGIAGIAAVIVLMIGGIIWLVSGGDASKITQSKELIIGSISGLVLLLCSYVILYQINPDLTKFKALSLGYIEEIELEGDNESPGISLDVTGIASVLGVNCNQDSVEQIVKKAKGKVTYSQKLRGQSAPGNFVYLDCSSFSSFVFKCATGRDTGGRSADIFKDQQVWDQKLESLKPGDMVGWAPKNNKKGSGHVIIYMGKGLFGDCHGGSGKEPGNCVSSSMSFETVKKYANSHSDGRLYTKRY, from the coding sequence ATGAAAAATGGTAAAAAGACAATAATGATACTATTTTTCTGCATATTGGGCTTATCCCTATCTAGTGTTGCTTCAGCTGCAACCTGTAGCTGGCAATGCAATGATCTCTCAATACATAAAACAACAGCTGATTTTTGCTATAGTTTAGGAGGAACTGTTGGCGGCCTTGGCGCTTGCACCGGCAAAGGTTCATGCGGATTAATAAAAGCAGAATGTTGCTGTGATATCGGAAATTTTTCTCTTACCAATGGCCAACTAACAAATAATGCGACGGCGCCAGAAGCAGAACAGCCTAAATTCAAAATCCCGGAATTAGCCATAAAAATACCGGGCATGGCTAATTTCTCCGAAGCCAAATGTACCGGCACGCCTCCGGTCTGCAAGGTTAATTGGATAGGTGAATATATCGGGGGTGTTTATAAATACGCCGTCGGCATCGCCGGCATTGCAGCCGTCATAGTTTTGATGATTGGGGGTATAATCTGGCTGGTTTCTGGTGGCGACGCTTCCAAAATTACCCAATCCAAAGAACTAATCATCGGCAGTATTAGCGGCTTGGTGCTTCTTCTCTGTTCTTATGTAATCCTCTACCAGATCAATCCTGACCTGACAAAATTCAAAGCCCTGTCTCTGGGATACATAGAGGAAATAGAGCTTGAAGGCGATAACGAGTCGCCAGGAATATCACTTGATGTAACCGGTATAGCCTCTGTGTTGGGTGTAAACTGTAATCAGGATTCAGTGGAGCAGATTGTAAAAAAGGCAAAAGGTAAAGTTACTTACAGCCAGAAATTGCGAGGACAATCAGCGCCAGGAAATTTCGTTTACTTAGATTGTTCCAGCTTTTCTTCCTTTGTTTTTAAATGTGCCACTGGTCGAGATACCGGTGGCCGAAGCGCTGACATATTTAAAGACCAACAAGTTTGGGACCAAAAGCTAGAAAGCCTCAAACCAGGAGATATGGTTGGTTGGGCACCAAAAAATAATAAAAAAGGCAGTGGGCATGTTATTATCTATATGGGCAAAGGATTATTCGGGGACTGCCACGGAGGTTCAGGAAAAGAACCAGGCAACTGTGTTAGTAGCTCAATGAGTTTTGAAACAGTAAAAAAATATGCCAACAGTCATTCTGATGGCAGATTATATACTAAAAGATATTAA
- the porA gene encoding pyruvate ferredoxin oxidoreductase, whose translation MSLNKTQLLEGSQAIAQTIKNLEPSVISAYPITPQTHIVETLAKYKAEGQANYEYVRAESEFAAASIILGASATGSRVYSATSSQGLLLMTEVVFNIAGLRLPIVMTCANRAVSAPINIFNDQSDVMAIRDAGWILLFAANHQEAVDLHVIAYKLAEKLNLPVMVNVDGFIITHSYENVIIPDSKLIRRYLPDYNPTLGSYLDPRLPITLGAFFTPEYYQETRQKLHQDLLASQSIIKQEYVLYKKLSQRKELSALKPQIDNGLVEYYGPNAPDLVIAAMGSVTGTIQEAIKKEKNVGLLKIKSYRPFPKEEINKILAKAKNLAVIEKAISLGEMGPLYSDIKAGLGTHKLNITNHIVGLGGRDVTQKIIKDIVKFSKKKAKEVKFWG comes from the coding sequence ATGTCTCTAAACAAAACTCAATTACTCGAAGGCTCGCAAGCCATCGCTCAGACGATAAAAAATTTGGAACCAAGCGTAATTTCTGCCTATCCGATTACACCCCAGACCCATATCGTAGAAACGTTGGCTAAATATAAAGCTGAAGGACAGGCTAATTATGAATATGTCCGAGCTGAAAGTGAATTTGCAGCCGCCTCGATTATCCTCGGGGCTAGTGCTACCGGTAGCCGCGTCTATAGCGCGACTAGCTCCCAGGGCCTGTTGCTAATGACTGAGGTGGTTTTTAATATTGCCGGCCTGCGTTTGCCGATAGTTATGACCTGTGCCAACCGCGCCGTTTCCGCTCCGATTAATATCTTTAATGACCAAAGCGACGTTATGGCTATCCGCGACGCCGGCTGGATCCTTCTCTTTGCCGCTAACCACCAAGAAGCAGTCGATCTTCACGTCATCGCCTATAAGCTGGCAGAAAAACTGAACCTGCCAGTGATGGTTAATGTCGATGGCTTTATCATCACCCATTCTTATGAGAATGTCATCATTCCCGATAGCAAACTAATCAGAAGATATCTGCCAGACTACAACCCTACCCTGGGCAGCTACCTTGATCCTAGATTACCTATCACCCTAGGCGCCTTCTTTACGCCAGAATATTACCAAGAGACCAGACAGAAACTGCATCAGGATTTGCTAGCTAGCCAAAGTATAATAAAACAGGAGTATGTTTTATACAAAAAGCTTAGCCAAAGAAAAGAATTAAGCGCTCTCAAACCGCAAATTGACAATGGCTTAGTTGAATACTACGGCCCCAACGCCCCCGATCTGGTAATTGCCGCCATGGGTTCAGTTACCGGCACCATCCAAGAAGCCATTAAAAAAGAGAAAAATGTCGGATTATTAAAAATAAAAAGCTACCGGCCCTTCCCGAAAGAGGAAATAAATAAGATCCTAGCTAAAGCCAAAAATTTAGCTGTCATAGAAAAAGCGATTAGCTTAGGGGAAATGGGGCCTTTGTATAGCGATATCAAGGCTGGGTTAGGAACGCATAAGCTAAACATCACTAACCATATTGTCGGCCTCGGCGGCCGTGATGTCACTCAGAAGATTATTAAAGACATAGTTAAGTTTTCCAAAAAGAAAGCAAAGGAAGTGAAGTTTTGGGGATAA